One Rhodoferax sp. GW822-FHT02A01 genomic window, CATAGGCCGCACAGTCGACAAAGCCGCAGGCTTCGTACGCTCTGTGCGCAGAAGTCATGAAAGGTGCGGAGTCCAGGAGCGCGCGCTCATATCCGAAAGCACCCGCGTCTGACAACAGGCGCCTGAGCATCCGTTCTCCCAATTTGTTGCCTCTGTATTGCGGGCTGAAATAAATGCGTTTGATTTCCGCTGTGCCTTTGCGCAGATAGCGCAGACCACCCATGCCTGCCAGACCTCCATCCACATAGACCAGGTAGAAAATCCCCTTGGGAGGTGGATCACCACAGACCTTGTCGATAACGGCTGCAACGTACTCGTTCACCGACACACCCGCAATGTCGTTCATGGGTACGGCGAAATACGCCTCGATTTCCCCGAATGCCCAAGTCATGTATTCGAGGTTGAGACTTATGAGTGCGGCGCGGTCCCGTACTGCATCAGCAACTGTGAATTCCACGTGGGGCATA contains:
- a CDS encoding GNAT family N-acetyltransferase, producing the protein MPHVEFTVADAVRDRAALISLNLEYMTWAFGEIEAYFAVPMNDIAGVSVNEYVAAVIDKVCGDPPPKGIFYLVYVDGGLAGMGGLRYLRKGTAEIKRIYFSPQYRGNKLGERMLRRLLSDAGAFGYERALLDSAPFMTSAHRAYEACGFVDCAAYEETEVPVQFRERWRFMGRSL